In one window of Streptomyces sp. FXJ1.172 DNA:
- a CDS encoding GlsB/YeaQ/YmgE family stress response membrane protein, with the protein MGWLWAIIVGFVLGVIAKAVIPGKQHSPLWLTTICGMLGAIVGNAVARAAGVAATRGIDWSRHLFQLVAAIIIVAAVDALYMATLGKKKAQKA; encoded by the coding sequence ATGGGCTGGTTGTGGGCGATCATCGTGGGATTCGTGCTCGGCGTCATCGCCAAGGCCGTCATCCCGGGCAAGCAGCACAGCCCGCTGTGGCTGACCACCATCTGCGGCATGCTCGGCGCCATCGTCGGCAACGCCGTCGCCCGCGCCGCAGGCGTGGCGGCGACCCGGGGCATCGACTGGAGCCGGCACCTCTTCCAGCTCGTGGCGGCGATCATCATCGTCGCCGCGGTCGACGCCCTCTACATGGCGACGCTGGGGAAGAAGAAGGCCCAGAAAGCCTGA
- a CDS encoding CopD family protein: protein MSLMRPAAEGSDEGGPGVRPGPRRAAALLVLTALGALIPLLGPPVALHGTGEAAAPGTGGIGLLRAVLFVALSVPLGELFVLRLARRLPGAPPGRPRSWARFTAPAGFAAALALASVVSAGDLIPHGLGQIDIGGLYGSRDGRLALLEVNGFLLAALCAFSRRPAVQVWPLAAVVAAEALRAHPTTEQNPLTGSALTLVHLTCAALWAGGLPYALRTLRAWPGHPAGAALLGRYARVALVLLAAITVTGVCSALRRMPSATLLDQLTTTAYGRALLAKVVLVAVVALLALWARLRLRRASDPLAASAPARAEVVALGAVVAVSGLLTALPLPIRWT from the coding sequence GTGAGTCTGATGCGACCGGCCGCCGAGGGGTCCGACGAGGGCGGGCCCGGCGTGCGGCCGGGCCCCCGCCGGGCCGCCGCCCTCCTGGTCCTGACGGCGCTGGGTGCCCTGATCCCGCTGCTCGGGCCCCCGGTGGCGCTGCACGGCACCGGGGAGGCCGCCGCGCCGGGGACGGGCGGTATCGGCCTGCTGCGCGCGGTGCTGTTCGTCGCGCTGAGCGTGCCGCTGGGCGAGCTGTTCGTACTCCGGCTCGCCCGGCGCCTGCCCGGCGCACCGCCCGGGCGCCCGCGCAGCTGGGCGCGGTTCACCGCCCCGGCCGGTTTCGCCGCCGCGCTGGCGCTCGCCTCGGTGGTGTCCGCCGGCGATCTGATCCCGCACGGCCTGGGCCAGATCGACATCGGCGGCCTGTACGGCTCCCGCGACGGCAGGCTGGCGCTGCTGGAGGTCAACGGCTTCCTGCTGGCGGCCCTGTGCGCGTTCTCCCGGCGCCCGGCGGTGCAGGTGTGGCCGCTGGCCGCGGTGGTGGCCGCGGAGGCGCTGCGCGCGCATCCCACGACCGAGCAGAACCCGCTGACCGGCTCGGCATTGACTCTGGTGCATCTGACGTGCGCGGCGCTGTGGGCCGGCGGTCTGCCGTACGCCCTGCGCACGCTCAGGGCGTGGCCCGGTCATCCGGCGGGGGCCGCGCTGCTCGGCCGCTACGCGCGCGTCGCGCTCGTCCTGCTCGCGGCCATCACGGTGACGGGCGTGTGCAGCGCGCTGCGGCGGATGCCGTCGGCCACGCTCCTGGACCAGCTGACGACGACGGCGTACGGACGCGCCCTGCTGGCCAAGGTCGTCCTGGTCGCCGTCGTCGCCCTGCTCGCCCTGTGGGCGCGGCTCCGGCTGCGGCGCGCGTCCGATCCGCTGGCCGCGTCCGCGCCCGCGCGGGCCGAGGTGGTCGCCCTGGGCGCGGTGGTGGCGGTCTCGGGTCTGCTCACGGCGCTGCCGCTGCCGATCCGCTGGACATGA
- a CDS encoding zinc-dependent alcohol dehydrogenase family protein codes for MRATTIHAPYDMRVEDVPEPVVQLPTDAVVRVLRACICGSDLWAYRGEAARQPGQRIGHEFLGVVEETGSEVSTVRRGDLVVAPFMWSDGVCDYCREGLTTSCEHGGFWGSVGYDGGQGEAVRVPFADGTLVRLPKEAASDDHLLSALLTLSDVLGTGHHAALGAGARPGATVAVVGDGAVGLCAVLAAKRLGAERIIALGRHEVRTGIARRFGATDVVAERGEAAVEAVRELTRGQGAHAVVEAVGTEQSMRTAVNITRDGGAIGFVGVPHGSGTGLDLSIMFDRNIALRGGVAPVRAYIPDLLPDVLDGTIDPSPVFDMTVGIEGVPEGYKAMDERTALKVLVTNG; via the coding sequence ATGCGCGCCACCACCATCCACGCCCCGTACGACATGCGCGTGGAGGACGTCCCCGAGCCCGTGGTGCAGCTGCCCACCGACGCCGTCGTGCGCGTGCTGCGCGCCTGCATCTGCGGCAGCGACCTGTGGGCCTACCGCGGCGAGGCGGCCCGTCAGCCGGGGCAGCGCATCGGGCACGAGTTCCTCGGCGTCGTCGAGGAGACCGGCTCCGAGGTGAGCACGGTCCGGCGCGGTGACCTGGTGGTCGCGCCCTTCATGTGGTCCGACGGCGTGTGCGACTACTGCCGCGAGGGCCTGACGACGTCGTGCGAGCACGGCGGCTTCTGGGGCTCCGTCGGCTACGACGGCGGCCAGGGCGAGGCCGTGCGTGTGCCGTTCGCCGACGGCACCCTCGTCCGGCTGCCCAAGGAAGCGGCCTCGGACGACCACCTGCTGTCCGCCCTGCTGACCCTCTCCGACGTGCTCGGCACCGGCCACCACGCCGCCCTCGGCGCGGGCGCCCGGCCCGGTGCCACGGTCGCCGTGGTCGGTGACGGCGCGGTCGGCCTGTGCGCCGTGCTGGCCGCCAAGCGGCTGGGTGCCGAGCGGATCATCGCGCTCGGCCGGCACGAGGTCCGCACCGGTATCGCGCGCCGCTTCGGCGCCACCGACGTCGTCGCCGAGCGCGGGGAGGCGGCGGTCGAGGCCGTCCGCGAGCTGACCCGCGGGCAGGGCGCGCACGCCGTCGTGGAGGCCGTCGGCACCGAGCAGTCCATGCGGACGGCCGTCAACATCACCCGCGACGGCGGCGCGATCGGCTTCGTCGGCGTGCCGCACGGCAGCGGCACCGGCCTGGACCTCAGCATCATGTTCGACCGGAACATCGCCCTGCGCGGCGGCGTCGCCCCGGTCCGCGCCTACATCCCCGACCTGCTCCCCGACGTCCTGGACGGCACGATCGACCCCTCCCCGGTGTTCGACATGACCGTCGGCATCGAGGGCGTGCCCGAGGGCTACAAGGCCATGGACGAGCGCACCGCCCTCAAGGTGCTCGTCACCAACGGCTGA
- a CDS encoding DUF485 domain-containing protein: MATETPPPAPPGAPLPSTEEFAQVQQSAEFGELRRAHRSFAFPLTIAFAAWYLLYVLLSNYAGGFMGTKVAGNVNVALVLGLAQFLTTFLIAWWYARHAAARLDPKAQAIKSRMEDGA; encoded by the coding sequence GTGGCAACCGAGACACCGCCCCCCGCCCCACCAGGCGCCCCACTTCCCTCCACCGAGGAGTTCGCACAGGTGCAGCAGAGCGCGGAATTCGGTGAACTGCGCCGCGCCCACCGCTCCTTCGCCTTCCCGCTCACCATCGCCTTCGCCGCCTGGTACCTGCTGTACGTCCTGCTCTCCAACTACGCGGGCGGCTTCATGGGCACCAAGGTCGCCGGCAATGTCAACGTCGCCCTCGTCCTCGGCCTCGCCCAGTTCCTCACCACCTTCCTCATCGCCTGGTGGTACGCCCGGCACGCCGCCGCCCGGCTCGACCCCAAGGCGCAGGCCATCAAGTCCCGGATGGAGGACGGCGCATGA
- a CDS encoding CoA transferase, translating into MTDIATDIASAWAALGGDPALLSRVTTVERPGTLPARLPVRQLARACAGACALAAAELAARRTGRAEVPAVRVDDGAVATAFHSERHLLVDGRAPVVFAPLSRFWRTADGWVRTHANYPHHRARLLGALGLPPDASVQEAAARLAERPALEVEEAVYGAGGLAVALRTPKEWAAHEQAAEAVARPLVERERLDAAHARVLAPLDPGATALLPAAGLRVLDLTRVLAGPVATRTLALLGADVLRLDAPWLPELPDQHADTGFGKRSATLDLRTDRDTFEELLASADVVVTGYRPGSLDRFGLSAQALAERRPGLVVAQVSAWGAYGPWGARRGFDSLVQVATGIAAAEGSAEEPGALPAQALDHGTGYLLAAAVLRALTEQSYDGGGRSVRLALARTAYWLTDGIRPAAATGTPYEGPGPWLAETAGPLGRLRHALPPVSFAGGPADWARPPVPAGSDPAAWR; encoded by the coding sequence ATGACAGACATCGCGACAGACATCGCGTCCGCGTGGGCTGCGCTGGGCGGCGATCCCGCCCTCCTCTCCCGGGTGACGACGGTCGAGCGCCCCGGCACCCTCCCGGCGCGCCTTCCCGTACGGCAGCTGGCACGCGCGTGTGCCGGCGCCTGCGCGCTGGCCGCGGCGGAGCTGGCGGCCCGCCGGACCGGACGCGCCGAGGTCCCCGCCGTCCGGGTCGACGACGGCGCCGTCGCGACCGCCTTCCACAGTGAGCGGCATCTGCTGGTCGACGGGCGGGCCCCGGTCGTCTTCGCGCCGCTGTCCCGGTTCTGGCGGACGGCCGACGGCTGGGTGCGCACCCACGCCAACTACCCGCACCACCGGGCCCGGTTGCTCGGCGCGCTGGGCCTGCCGCCGGACGCCTCGGTCCAGGAGGCCGCTGCCCGGCTCGCCGAGCGGCCCGCCCTGGAGGTGGAGGAGGCGGTGTACGGCGCCGGCGGCCTCGCCGTGGCCCTGCGCACCCCGAAGGAGTGGGCGGCCCATGAGCAGGCCGCCGAGGCGGTCGCACGTCCGCTGGTCGAGCGCGAACGCCTGGACGCCGCGCACGCGCGCGTGCTCGCCCCGCTCGACCCCGGCGCGACTGCCCTGCTGCCCGCCGCCGGGCTGCGCGTCCTGGACCTGACCCGGGTCCTCGCCGGCCCCGTCGCCACCCGCACTCTCGCCCTGCTGGGCGCGGACGTGCTGCGCCTGGACGCGCCCTGGCTGCCCGAACTGCCCGACCAGCACGCCGACACCGGCTTCGGCAAGCGGTCCGCCACGCTCGACCTGCGCACCGACCGGGACACCTTCGAGGAACTGCTGGCCTCGGCGGACGTCGTCGTCACCGGGTACCGGCCCGGCTCCCTCGACCGGTTCGGGCTCTCTGCGCAGGCGCTGGCGGAACGCAGGCCCGGACTGGTCGTGGCGCAGGTCTCGGCGTGGGGCGCGTACGGGCCCTGGGGCGCCCGGCGCGGCTTCGACAGCCTGGTGCAGGTCGCGACCGGCATAGCGGCGGCCGAGGGCTCGGCCGAAGAGCCCGGCGCGCTGCCCGCGCAGGCGCTGGACCACGGCACCGGCTATCTGCTGGCGGCGGCCGTCCTGCGTGCGCTGACCGAGCAGTCGTACGACGGCGGCGGCCGGTCGGTGCGGCTGGCGCTGGCCCGGACCGCGTACTGGCTGACGGACGGGATCCGGCCGGCCGCGGCCACCGGCACGCCGTACGAGGGTCCCGGCCCCTGGCTGGCCGAGACGGCCGGCCCGCTCGGCCGGCTGCGGCACGCCCTGCCTCCGGTGTCCTTCGCGGGCGGCCCCGCCGACTGGGCGCGGCCTCCGGTGCCCGCCGGCTCGGATCCGGCCGCCTGGCGGTGA
- a CDS encoding amidohydrolase family protein: protein MNDDRYTVISADCHAGADLLDYKPYLEQRYHDDFDAWAATYVNPHEDLLADCAERNWNSERRLAELEADGIVAEVIFPNTIPPFFPSGSLMTQPAGPEDFARRWAGLRAHNRWLADFCAAAPGRRAGVFQILLGDAEEAAKEIRRAASAGLKGGLMLPGTPPGSGLPELYSRTYDPIWAACAELGVPVNHHAGSASPPLGEEPAARAVFMVETTWFSHRALWHLVFGGAFGRHPELKLVLTEQGSGWIPGVLGMLDYYHGRLVAAGTRAGTAEARFGAGLAEGMGAAPSRAWRDHCFVGASFMRPHEVPLRDRIGVDKIMWGSDYPHDEGTFPYTREALRYACAGVPRVELAAMLGGNAARVYGFDLALLDPVAAKVGPRVAEVAEPLTEPPADATSPVFARGASVRVW from the coding sequence ATGAACGACGACCGGTACACGGTGATCTCCGCCGACTGCCACGCGGGCGCCGACCTGCTGGACTACAAGCCGTACCTGGAACAGCGGTACCACGACGACTTCGACGCCTGGGCGGCCACCTACGTCAACCCCCACGAGGACCTGCTGGCCGACTGTGCCGAACGCAACTGGAACTCCGAGCGGCGCCTCGCCGAGCTGGAGGCCGACGGGATCGTCGCCGAGGTGATCTTCCCGAACACCATCCCGCCGTTCTTCCCGTCCGGCTCGCTCATGACCCAGCCGGCCGGCCCCGAGGACTTCGCACGCCGCTGGGCCGGCCTGCGCGCCCACAACCGCTGGCTCGCGGACTTCTGCGCCGCCGCGCCGGGCCGCCGGGCGGGCGTCTTCCAGATCCTCCTCGGGGACGCCGAGGAGGCCGCCAAGGAGATCCGACGGGCCGCCTCGGCGGGCCTGAAGGGCGGCCTGATGCTGCCCGGCACCCCGCCCGGCTCCGGCCTGCCCGAGCTGTACTCGCGGACGTACGACCCGATCTGGGCCGCCTGCGCGGAACTCGGCGTCCCCGTCAACCACCACGCGGGCTCGGCCTCCCCGCCGCTCGGCGAGGAACCGGCCGCCCGCGCGGTGTTCATGGTGGAGACGACCTGGTTCTCCCACCGCGCCCTGTGGCACCTGGTGTTCGGCGGCGCCTTCGGCCGTCACCCGGAGCTGAAACTCGTCCTGACCGAGCAGGGCTCCGGCTGGATCCCCGGCGTGCTCGGCATGCTGGACTACTACCACGGCCGGCTGGTCGCGGCGGGCACGCGGGCCGGCACCGCAGAGGCCCGGTTCGGTGCCGGGCTGGCCGAGGGCATGGGCGCGGCGCCCTCCCGGGCCTGGCGGGACCACTGCTTCGTCGGCGCCAGCTTCATGCGCCCCCACGAGGTGCCGCTGCGCGACCGCATCGGCGTCGACAAGATCATGTGGGGCAGCGACTACCCGCACGACGAGGGCACGTTCCCCTACACCCGCGAGGCCCTGCGGTACGCCTGCGCCGGCGTCCCGCGCGTGGAGCTGGCGGCCATGCTCGGCGGCAACGCGGCCCGCGTCTACGGCTTCGACCTCGCCCTCCTGGACCCCGTCGCGGCGAAGGTCGGCCCGAGGGTCGCGGAGGTCGCCGAGCCGCTGACCGAGCCGCCGGCCGACGCCACCAGCCCGGTGTTCGCCCGGGGCGCGTCGGTCCGGGTGTGGTGA
- a CDS encoding VIT1/CCC1 transporter family protein, which yields MTESIHEEAHGGALGSRLNWLRAAVLGANDGIVSTAGIVVGVAGATDDRATLLTAGLAGLLAGSMSMAAGEYVSVSTQRDSEMAALAVESRELCEQPEAELQELTQLLQERGLTREVAREAAEQLTARDALRAHARVELGIDPEALTNPWHAAWASFLAFTVGALLPLLAIVLPPAGWRLLVTVVSVLAALVLTGWTSARLGAADPGRAMLRNVVGGALAMGVTYAAGSLLGAAGV from the coding sequence GTGACGGAATCCATCCATGAGGAGGCTCACGGCGGCGCGCTCGGCTCGCGGCTGAACTGGCTGCGTGCCGCCGTGCTCGGCGCGAACGACGGCATCGTCTCCACCGCGGGGATCGTCGTCGGCGTGGCAGGCGCCACCGACGACCGGGCCACCCTGCTCACCGCCGGACTCGCCGGACTGCTCGCCGGATCCATGTCGATGGCGGCCGGCGAGTACGTCTCCGTCTCCACCCAGCGGGACTCCGAGATGGCCGCGCTGGCCGTGGAGAGCCGCGAACTGTGCGAGCAGCCCGAGGCCGAACTGCAGGAGCTGACCCAGCTGCTGCAAGAGCGCGGCCTGACCCGGGAGGTGGCCCGGGAGGCTGCCGAGCAGCTCACCGCGCGGGACGCGCTTCGGGCCCACGCGCGCGTGGAACTCGGCATCGATCCGGAGGCGCTGACCAACCCCTGGCACGCGGCCTGGGCGAGCTTCCTCGCGTTCACCGTGGGCGCGCTGCTGCCGCTGCTGGCCATCGTGCTGCCCCCGGCCGGCTGGCGGCTGCTCGTCACCGTCGTCTCCGTACTGGCCGCGCTCGTCCTCACCGGCTGGACCAGCGCCCGCCTCGGCGCGGCGGACCCCGGGCGCGCCATGCTGCGCAACGTGGTGGGCGGAGCGCTGGCCATGGGGGTCACCTACGCGGCGGGCAGCCTGCTGGGCGCGGCGGGCGTCTGA
- a CDS encoding DUF3099 domain-containing protein translates to MRKQHGGGVQVFRITGARTGLAEDVRGRQRRYVISMSVRTVSVILSVALWNVERYVAIVALVLGALLPYVAVVIANAGRERPPSLPSTFVSVPTNPMIMPPRAEDTRAQSAAQDTASRPTGARGEQHGPV, encoded by the coding sequence ATGCGGAAACAGCACGGCGGTGGCGTCCAGGTGTTCCGGATCACCGGAGCCCGGACGGGTCTTGCCGAGGACGTACGGGGCCGGCAGCGGCGGTACGTCATCTCGATGTCGGTCCGCACCGTGTCGGTGATCCTCTCGGTCGCCCTGTGGAACGTCGAGCGGTACGTCGCCATCGTGGCGCTGGTGCTCGGTGCGCTTCTCCCCTATGTCGCCGTGGTGATCGCCAACGCGGGCCGTGAGCGGCCGCCGTCCCTTCCGTCGACGTTCGTCAGCGTGCCGACGAACCCGATGATCATGCCGCCGCGGGCGGAGGACACGCGGGCGCAGTCGGCTGCGCAGGACACCGCTTCCCGTCCGACGGGGGCACGCGGTGAACAGCACGGCCCGGTGTGA
- a CDS encoding amidohydrolase family protein: MTEQDPYLIISSDCHAGLPTEEYRPYLESRFHRDFDDFLAGQGRRREEMTRLGIRNESFAAQWFEDNEEGLRGGWDTAQRLKELDGDGVAAEVVFPDADAVDSRTAAPFGVGLGLSGDQDPELGMAGAKAHNRWLADFVSEHPERHCGVALLPVTGEVSGAVAEIHRAKESGLGALMIPSMWADKEPYHDRRYDPVWAAAAECAMPVLTHSGAAPREEYGDHLGIYVSEVTWWPARPLWFLLWSGVFERHPGLRFGVAESGCWWLPNLLWFMDRLYLGAHGGKKLSPFEALRRPPHEYLDRQIFVCATNTKRRELAQRYEIGVDNILWGSDFPHPEGTWPDTRAWLRRTFHDIPVTETRRMLGLTAADVFGFDVGRLTSLARRIGPTPADLGQAEDQAGVEASWARSRETGRHWLTDQDFPVLGTDAGRPAPGARR, translated from the coding sequence ATGACCGAACAGGACCCGTATCTGATCATCTCCTCCGACTGTCACGCCGGGCTGCCCACCGAGGAGTACCGGCCCTACCTGGAGTCCCGTTTCCACCGGGACTTCGACGACTTCCTCGCGGGCCAGGGCCGGCGCCGCGAGGAGATGACCCGGCTCGGCATCCGCAACGAGTCGTTCGCGGCCCAGTGGTTCGAGGACAACGAGGAGGGCCTGCGCGGCGGCTGGGACACCGCGCAGCGGCTCAAGGAACTGGACGGGGACGGCGTGGCCGCCGAGGTGGTCTTCCCGGACGCCGACGCCGTCGACAGCCGCACCGCGGCCCCCTTCGGCGTCGGCCTCGGCCTGAGCGGCGACCAGGACCCGGAGCTGGGCATGGCGGGCGCGAAGGCGCACAACCGCTGGCTCGCGGACTTCGTGTCCGAGCACCCCGAACGGCACTGCGGAGTCGCCCTGTTGCCGGTCACCGGCGAGGTGTCCGGGGCCGTCGCCGAGATCCACCGTGCCAAGGAGTCCGGCCTGGGCGCCCTGATGATCCCTTCGATGTGGGCGGACAAGGAGCCGTACCACGACCGCCGCTACGACCCCGTCTGGGCGGCCGCCGCCGAGTGCGCGATGCCGGTGCTCACCCACTCCGGCGCCGCCCCGCGCGAGGAGTACGGCGACCACCTCGGCATCTATGTGAGCGAGGTGACCTGGTGGCCGGCCCGGCCGCTGTGGTTCCTGCTCTGGTCCGGAGTCTTCGAGCGTCACCCCGGGCTGCGCTTCGGAGTCGCCGAGTCCGGCTGCTGGTGGCTGCCGAACCTGCTGTGGTTCATGGACCGCCTCTACCTCGGCGCGCACGGCGGCAAGAAGCTCTCGCCGTTCGAGGCGCTGCGGCGCCCGCCGCACGAGTACCTGGACCGGCAGATCTTCGTCTGCGCCACCAACACCAAGCGGCGCGAGCTGGCCCAGCGCTACGAGATCGGCGTCGACAACATCCTCTGGGGCAGCGACTTCCCGCACCCCGAGGGCACCTGGCCCGACACGCGCGCGTGGCTGCGCCGCACCTTCCATGACATCCCCGTGACCGAGACCCGCCGCATGCTCGGTCTCACCGCGGCCGACGTCTTCGGCTTCGACGTCGGCAGGCTCACGTCCCTGGCCCGCCGCATCGGCCCGACCCCCGCCGACCTCGGCCAGGCCGAGGACCAGGCGGGCGTCGAGGCGTCCTGGGCGCGCTCGCGCGAGACCGGCCGGCACTGGCTGACGGACCAGGACTTCCCCGTGCTGGGGACCGATGCCGGCCGCCCGGCACCGGGGGCGCGCCGATGA
- the moaA gene encoding GTP 3',8-cyclase MoaA, translating into MLIDTYGRVATDLRVSLTDRCNLRCTYCMPEEGLQWLAKPDLLTDDEIVRLIDIAVRMLGIEEVRFTGGEPLLRPGLVGIVERVAALTPRPQTSLTTNGIGLKRTAAALKAAGLDRVNVSLDTLRPDVFKTLTRRDRHKDVIEGLEAAHEAGLTPVKINSVLMPGLNDDEAPDLLAWAIEHGYEQRFIEQMPLDAQHGWKREGMVTAGDILASLRTRFDLTPEAAGERGSAPAERWLVDGGPHRVGVIASVTRPFCAACDRTRLTADGQIRTCLFATEETDLRAALRSGAPDEEVARIWRLAMWGKKAGAGLDDPAFVQPDRPMSAIGG; encoded by the coding sequence GTGCTCATCGACACCTACGGCCGAGTGGCCACCGACCTGAGGGTCTCGCTGACCGACCGGTGCAATCTGCGCTGCACCTACTGCATGCCCGAGGAGGGGCTGCAGTGGCTGGCCAAGCCCGACCTGCTCACGGACGACGAGATCGTCCGCCTCATCGACATCGCCGTGCGGATGCTCGGCATCGAGGAGGTCCGCTTCACCGGCGGCGAGCCGCTGCTGCGCCCGGGCCTGGTCGGCATCGTCGAGCGCGTCGCGGCCCTCACCCCCCGCCCCCAGACCTCGTTGACGACCAACGGCATCGGCCTCAAGCGCACCGCGGCGGCCCTGAAAGCGGCAGGCCTGGACCGGGTCAACGTCTCCCTGGACACCCTGCGCCCGGACGTCTTCAAGACCCTCACCCGCCGCGACCGGCACAAGGACGTCATCGAGGGCCTGGAAGCCGCCCACGAGGCGGGCCTCACCCCCGTCAAGATCAACTCGGTCCTGATGCCGGGCCTGAACGACGACGAGGCCCCCGACCTGCTGGCCTGGGCGATCGAGCACGGCTACGAGCAGCGCTTCATCGAGCAGATGCCCCTCGATGCCCAGCACGGCTGGAAGCGCGAGGGCATGGTCACCGCCGGGGACATCCTCGCCTCCCTGCGCACCCGCTTCGACCTGACCCCCGAAGCAGCCGGCGAGCGCGGCTCGGCCCCGGCGGAGCGCTGGCTGGTCGACGGCGGCCCGCACCGGGTCGGCGTCATCGCCTCGGTCACCCGACCGTTCTGCGCGGCCTGCGACCGCACCCGCCTCACGGCCGACGGCCAGATACGCACCTGCCTGTTCGCCACCGAGGAGACCGACCTCCGCGCGGCCCTGCGCTCCGGCGCGCCCGACGAGGAGGTCGCCCGCATCTGGCGACTGGCGATGTGGGGGAAGAAGGCGGGGGCAGGGCTGGACGACCCGGCCTTCGTCCAGCCGGACCGGCCCATGTCCGCGATCGGCGGCTAG
- a CDS encoding solute symporter family protein, with the protein MSPAQHTLLAAGEASQHRPVIISLFAVFVAATLVITVWAGRQTKDAADFYAGGRQFTGFQNGLAVSGDYMSAASFLGIAGAIALFGYDGFLYSIGFLVAWLVALLLVAEPLRNSGRYTMGDVLAYRMRQRPVRTAAGTSTIVVSIFYLLAQMAGAGVLVSLLLGITSDAGKIGIVALVGVLMIVYVTIGGMKGTTWVQMVKAVLLIAGAVLLTFLVLLKFHFNISDLLGKAADNSGKGSAFLEPGLKYGATGTTKLDFISLGIALVLGTAGLPHILIRFYTVPTAKAARKSVIWAIGLIGAFYLMTLALGFGAAALIKPDEIIASNKAGNTAAPLLALHLGGVSSNWGAVLLATISAVAFATILAVVAGLTLASSSSFAHDIYANVIKKGQADEKQEIGAARWATVGIGAVSIVLGALARDLNVAGLVALAFAVAASANLPTILYSLFWKRFTTSGALWSIYGGLVTAVGLVLFSPVVSGSPASMFPGVDFHWFPLENPGIISIPVGFLLGAVGTLLSKEVPDAGKYAELEVRSLTGTGAH; encoded by the coding sequence ATGAGCCCCGCGCAGCACACCCTGCTCGCCGCAGGCGAGGCGAGCCAGCACCGGCCGGTGATCATCAGCCTGTTCGCGGTGTTCGTCGCCGCGACCCTCGTCATCACCGTCTGGGCGGGCCGCCAGACCAAGGACGCCGCCGACTTCTACGCCGGCGGGCGCCAGTTCACCGGCTTCCAGAACGGCCTCGCCGTCTCCGGCGACTACATGTCCGCCGCGTCCTTCCTCGGCATCGCCGGCGCCATCGCCCTGTTCGGCTACGACGGTTTCCTGTACTCCATCGGCTTCCTCGTCGCCTGGCTGGTCGCCCTGCTCCTCGTCGCCGAGCCGCTGCGCAACTCCGGCCGCTACACCATGGGCGACGTGCTGGCCTACCGGATGCGCCAGCGCCCCGTCCGCACCGCCGCCGGCACCTCCACGATCGTCGTCTCGATCTTCTACCTGCTCGCGCAAATGGCCGGCGCCGGTGTCCTGGTCTCCCTCCTGCTGGGCATCACCAGCGACGCCGGCAAGATCGGCATCGTCGCCCTGGTCGGCGTCCTGATGATCGTGTACGTCACCATCGGCGGCATGAAGGGCACCACCTGGGTCCAGATGGTGAAGGCGGTGCTGCTCATCGCCGGCGCCGTGCTGCTGACCTTCCTGGTCCTGCTGAAGTTCCACTTCAACATCTCCGATCTGCTCGGCAAGGCGGCCGACAACAGCGGCAAGGGCTCCGCCTTCCTCGAGCCCGGCCTGAAGTACGGCGCCACCGGCACCACCAAGCTGGACTTCATCTCGCTCGGCATCGCCCTTGTCCTCGGCACCGCGGGCCTGCCGCACATCCTGATCCGCTTCTACACCGTGCCCACCGCGAAGGCCGCCCGTAAGTCGGTCATCTGGGCGATCGGCCTGATCGGCGCCTTCTACCTGATGACCCTCGCACTCGGCTTCGGTGCCGCCGCGCTGATCAAGCCGGACGAGATCATCGCCTCCAACAAGGCGGGCAACACCGCGGCACCGCTCCTGGCACTGCACCTGGGCGGCGTCAGCTCCAACTGGGGTGCCGTCCTGCTCGCCACCATCTCCGCGGTCGCCTTCGCCACGATCCTCGCGGTCGTCGCGGGCCTGACCCTGGCCTCGTCCTCGTCCTTCGCGCACGACATCTACGCCAACGTCATCAAGAAGGGACAGGCCGACGAGAAGCAGGAGATCGGCGCGGCCCGCTGGGCGACCGTCGGCATCGGCGCGGTCTCCATCGTCCTCGGCGCCCTCGCCCGCGACCTGAACGTGGCCGGCCTGGTCGCCCTCGCCTTCGCGGTCGCCGCCTCCGCAAACCTTCCCACGATCCTCTACAGCCTCTTCTGGAAGCGGTTCACCACCTCCGGCGCCCTGTGGTCGATCTACGGCGGACTGGTCACCGCGGTCGGCCTGGTGCTGTTCTCGCCGGTGGTCTCCGGCAGCCCGGCCTCGATGTTCCCCGGCGTCGACTTCCACTGGTTCCCGCTGGAGAACCCCGGCATCATCTCCATCCCCGTCGGCTTCCTGCTCGGCGCCGTGGGCACCCTGCTGTCCAAGGAGGTCCCCGACGCCGGCAAGTACGCCGAACTCGAGGTGCGGTCCCTGACCGGCACCGGAGCGCACTGA